The Chloracidobacterium sp. genome contains the following window.
GACTCTCGTCGCGACTCCACCTGGAACTTGTCAGGCAATACGCGCCGCAGATCGATTTTGACTATGTGATCGTTAACGATCATCCGATCAGCGAAAGTCAATTAGAAAAATACGCCAGCGAGGGAGCCGAACAGATCGGCGTGCACGGTTCGATCTCGCCGAAAACTATTGAGGGAGCCGAGATCGTTTATGGTAATCTGTTGGACGAAGGCGAGATGGTTCGCCACGATTCCGAGCGATTGGCTCAGGTAGTTTTGTTGTGTGCACTGCAGCCTCGCGTAGCGGCGGTTGGCGGCTAAGACGCACCTTGAATCGAAAATCTTTCCAAAGTGAACACTGAACTCAACATCCTCATTCTTGCCGCCGGCCTCGGGACGCGAATGAAGTCTGATCTCGCAAAGGTCTTGCATCGGCTGGACGGCCGGCCGCTGATCAACCACGTCTACCGAACTGCCCTTACACTCGGCCCGCAAAAGATATACACCGTCGTCGGCCATCAGGGCGATGATGTAAAGTCGGCCGTTCTAGACGAACTTGACGATTCCATCGCCGGGTTTGCGTGGCAAACACAAATGCTCGGTACCGGCGACGCTGTAAATTCGGCACGCGAACTGCTTGCCGACACTGACTCGACACTCTTGGTGCTCTCGGGCGATGTACCGATGATCACACAGACCACTCTCGAGGCACTCGTCCGTCTGCACAATGATCATCACGGACGCCGAGCCGCCTGTACCGTTCTGTCGGTTAAACTGCCGGACCCGACCGGTTACGGGCGTGTGATCCGGGATGAACTTGGTACTTTTGACCGCATCGTTGAGCAAAAGGACGCCGGTACCGAGGAGCTTGCGGTCAACGAGATCAACTCCGGCATTTATTGCTTTGACACGCGAAAATTGTTTGCCGCACTCTCAAAGGTCGGCAATACGAACGCGCAGGGCGAATATTACCTGACCGACGTACCGCAGATCCTGTGCGCCGCCGGCGAAGATATCGCGATCTATCTCCACGATGATCCTTCCGAGATCGAAGGCGTGAATGACCGACGCCAACTCGCTGCGATGGAAAAGACGCTCCGCCGGCGAACCGTCGAGCGTCTGATGCTGGAGAGCGGCGTGACATTTATCGACCCCAAAGCAGTGTATGTCAGCGCGGACGCCAATGTCGGCCGTGACACTGTGATCTATCCAAACGTAACGATCGAAGGCGAAACCGTGATCGGTGCGAATTGTGTGCTCCGTCCGGGTGTGCGGATCGTCGATTCGACGATCGGCGACGGCGTAGAGGTCAAGGACAATACGTTTATAACCGATTCGAGTGTAGGCAAAGGCTGTACCGTCGGCCCGATGGCACACCTCCGCGGCCACGCGGTAATGATGGACGGCTCAAAGGTCGGAAACTTTGTCGAGCTCAAGAAAACCACGCTAGGCCGAGGCTCCAAGGCCAGCCACCTTACCTATCTCGGTGATGCCACCATCGGCGAAAAAACAAACATCGGTGCCGGCACGATCACCTGCAACTACGATGGCAAGAACAAACACGAAACCCACATCGGCGACGGTGTTAGGATCGGTTCGGACACGATGCTGGTCGCCCCGGTAAGTGTCGGTGACGAAGCGATGACCGGAGCGGGAAGTGTGGTGACCAAGGATGTCGCGGCGAACACATTGGTGGTCGGGGCACCGGCCCGGGCGATCAGAAATGCGAAAAGTGACGGTTAACGAAACTTATGTGCGGAATAGTCGGATACGTTGGAAATAAACAGGTTGTGCCGCTTATTATAGACGGCCTAAGGAAGCTCGAGTATCGCGGTTATGACTCGGCGGGCATTGCCGTGGTTGATGATGACCATCATCTCAGTTTGCGGCGGGCCGAGGGCAAACTGCGAAATCTGGAAGAATCCATCCGGCTCAATCCGCTTGACGGCAATTACGGCATCGGGCACACACGCTGGGCGACCCACGGGCGCCCCACGGAGGAAAACGCTCATCCGCATCGCGACCAATCCGGCAAGGTCGTCGTCGTTCACAACGGCATTATCGAGAATTATCTGACGCTCAAAGAGCGTCTGCAGGCGGACGGCCATAAATTTTATACCGAAACCGATACCGAGGTCGTTGCACATCTGATCGGACATTACGTCGATACCGAAGGCCTCGCACTTGAACCTGCGGTTCGCAAGACAGTCGCCGAACTTAAGGGCATCTTTGCCCTCGCGATCATTTCTGTCGATGAGCCCGACACGATAATTGCCGTTCGCGAAGGCCCGCCCGTCGTCATCGGAATGGGCGACGGCGAGTATTTTGTCGCGTCCGACATACCGCCGATATTGGCACATACCCGCGACGTGTTTTTTCTTGGGGACCGCGAGATCGCAATACTTACCAAGGATTCGGTTCGCGTAACGGATTTTGACGGCAATGTCATCGAGCCCGAGCAGCAAAGGATCACGTGGGATCCGATAATGGCGGAAAAGGGCGGCTTCAAGCACTTTATGCTCAAGGAGATATACGAGCAGCCGCGTGCCGTCCGCGACACCGTGCAGGGACGCGTCTCGCTCGACACCGGCAAGGTGTATCTCGAGCCGATGGATATTTCCGAGGATGAATTTCGTAATCTGACGTCGATCAAGATCGCTGCGTGCGGCACGTCGTGGCACGCGGGCCTTGCGGGCAAATATATGCTCGAGAGCCTTGCACGCATTCCCGTCGATGTCGATTACGCCTCCGAGTTTCGCTATCGCGATCCGGTTTTGTCCGAAACCGACCTGCTGATAGTCATCTCACAATCAGGAGAGACCGCCGATACGATCGCGGCAATGCGCGAGGCTAAGCTCTCGGGTTGTAAGGTCTTGGCGATCTGCAACGTCCACGGATCAATGATCACCCGTGAGGCCGATGGAACGATCCTGACCCACGCCGGGCCGGAGATCGGTGTCGCATCGACCAAGGCGTTCACGGCTCAGATGATCGCCGTATATCTTTTCGCCCTGTATTTAGGCGAAGTGCGGGGTAAGATCGACGAACCGCGCGCCAAAAAGCTCGCTCAGGATCTCGCCGAGCTTCCGCTTAAGATCGAGCAGTTATTGAACGATGCGGACTTGATCGAGGAGCTTTCTAAGGAGTTTTTCCGCGTGCAGGATTTCCTGTATCTCGGCCGCGGGATCAATTTCCCGGTCGCTCTCGAAGGGGCGTTGAAACTCAAAGAGATCAGCTACATCCACGCCGAAGGCTACCCGGCTGGCGAGATGAAGCACGGGCCAAATGCCCTGATCGATGAGAAACTACCAGTCGTTGTCGTTAATACAAAAGAGACCGGCAATGCGGGAAGCGAACTGAGATACGAGAAAACTCACTCGAACATCGTCGAGGTTAAATCACGCGACGGCATTATCATCTCCGTCCTGACCGAGGGCGACACGATGAGCTCGAAAGTCTCAAGCCACGTAATTGAGATACCCGAAACCAGCGATCTGCTTGGCCCGATCCTCTCGATCGTGCCGCTGCAATTGCTCTCGTACCACATCGCCGTCCGCCGAGGCTGCGACGTCGATCAACCGCGAAATCTGGCGAAATCGGTGACGGTGGAATAATGCCGTAAATGTTCGACAAACTTCAGTTTGTCGAACACGCAACGTTAGGTTGAGATGCGTGGTACTTACGCAAATGAAGTTTGTTGGACATTTTGTGCGGGGCTGGGATGAGTGGTGTTTGTGAAGAGGGCAACAAACTGAAGTTTGTTGGACATTCGATATGAAAGCAATAATCGTACGCGAATTTGGAGCTCCCGAGGTGATGAAAGTGGAAGACACTTCAACACCCCAACCCACCGGTACACAAATACTCGTCCGAGTTCACGCTGCCGGCGTTAATCCCGTCGATACCTATCTAAGATCGGGCATTCATGCTCACGCACCGAAACTGCCCTATACACCGGGCAAAGATGCGGCGGGCGTCGTCGAGGCGGTCGGTGAGGCAGTGACAAAATGGAAAGCGGGCGATCGCGTTTACACGGCAGATTCGCTGACCGGAACGTACGCAGAGTATTCGCTGTGCGAGGAGAAACAGCTTGGACGTCTGCCGGATAACGTCAGCTTCGAGCAAGGTGCCGGCGTCTGGACGCCTTACGCGACCAGCTATCGGGCATTGTTTCAAAAGGCCGTTGCGAAAGCGGGCGAAACTGTTTTGATCCACGGTGCGTCAGGCGGGGTCGGGATCGCGGCGGTGCAATGGGCGAAGAACGCCGGGCTGACAGTGATCGGTACGGCGAGTTCCGAGCAAGGAAAGCAGTTGGTCGCCGAGCAGGGAGCAGACGTGGTTTTTGACCACACGGACGAGGATCATTACTCAGCGATCCGCGAATTTACCAAAGGCCGCGGCGTGGACATCATCATCGAGATGCTTGCAAACGTGAATCTCGAACGCGATTTCGAGTGTTTGGCGATGTTCGGCCGTATAACCGTCGTCGGTAATCGCGGTAGCCTCACATTTACGCCGCGGCTTGCGATGACAAAAGACGCGACGATCTACGGGATGTCACTTTTTAATTCGCCTCAATCGCTGAGAGACGACATTCACAAGGCAATATTTGCCTGGCTTAGCGAAGGCTACATTTCGCCGATCGTTAGCCGCAAATTCTCACTCGAACAAGCGCCAGCCGCCCATCGTGCGGTCATCGAAGATAAGGGCCTCGGCAAGATCGTAATTATTCCGTGATCGGCGATCAGAGCCCCATCTCGCTGCCGCAGTTATAGCCGCGAACTTTTTCAGTGCCCCTGAGTTTTACTTTTTTTGCATCCACGGTCGGGGTCGGTTTTGGAGCGGCGTCGTCAGGTGTAGCGAGCCAAATCTCGCCGGCGAGCGTTTCGCGATAGCCACCGTCGATTCGCTTGAACCGCTCCCCGTCCATTCTGCGTGTGACGACCCAATAGTGCATCATACGTGCTAGTCGGGCCTTTGCCTCGTTGCGCTTGCCTTTACGCCCGCCGTAGATGATGACGTAGGCCATGCTGTTGGGGTCATTTTGTATTTGGGTCGCAAGGGCATCGAGATAGGCGAGTTCGGTTTCACAATTGATATTGCCAAATTCTTGAAACTTGACGGCTTTTTGAGCCGGTCGGTCAGCCGGCGTGAAGCCCTGGCCTAAGGCTTTAAGATACTCGGCACGATGAGTGACGTATTCCACGTCAGGACAGAGATAGGTTACATATCTATCTCCGGTGGCTTCGGTAATAACGATATATTCTTTGCCTTCATCGTATGTCACGCCGCAAAGCCCGGAATCTTTAGCAGTGTATATGATCGCCTGCGTAGTATCCGCACCGCGCCAAAATTTATCTACCTTAAAGGTGACTTTCACTTCGTATTCGCCGAATGGTTCGATCTTGGCGACACGCCCTGAAAAAGCGATGCCCTTGAAATCCTTGGCCCATTGACCGTAGTCGACTTCGGGCTTGTTCGGGTCGACGATGCACGAGCATCCGAAAGCAGCTTGAACCGATAAAAACAGTATTACTGCGACAAAAAGGAAAAGTGTGAATTTATTCATTTTGGTTTGGCTATGACGTCGACTGAAATTGTCAGATGCACAGATATTGTAAAGTGGAAGCACAATGATTGGTCGACTATACGCACATATCGATCACGAATCAATTCTCGAGTGCCTCAAAGACCTGAAGGGCATACTTGACGTTTCCGAACGGAGCCGAGACTTGAGCACCTTGAATGTCGTCGCGGACTTCTAGAAGGGCCTCGCGTGCGATTATTATACCCTCTTCGCGGGCGTGCTCTTTGCTCTTTTCAGAAGCGACACGCATCCGTTCGAGTATGTCGGCGGGTACATTTACGCCCGGCACTTCGTTGTGCATAAACTCGGCGTTTCTGTACGAGATCAGCGGCCAGATACCGGCGACGATCGGGATGCGCACGTGAGCGATACGGTCGAGAAATACGCGTAACTGCTCGGTGTCGAAGACGGGCTGAGTGATCGCGTACTCCGCACCGGCCGCAACCTTCCACTCAAACCGCTTGATCTCTTCGTCGAGATTCACCGCTCCCGGATTGACGCCGACGCCGATCGAGAATGCTGTCGGTTTGCCGATCGGGTTGTTGCCGAGATCGAGTCCGTGGTTGAGCTTGTTGACCATATTGGTCAGGCCGATCGCGTCGATATCGAAAACCGCGGTCGCGTCCGGATATGGTCCCATTTTTGGCGGGTCGCCGGTGATCAGCAACAGATTATGCAGCCCCAACGCCGCCGCTCCGAGCAGATCGGACATCATGCCCAAAAGATTGCGGTCGCGGCAGCAATAATGCAGCACCGCCTCGATACCGATCTCGCGTTCGACAAGCACGGCGGTCGCCTGAGC
Protein-coding sequences here:
- the glmU gene encoding bifunctional UDP-N-acetylglucosamine diphosphorylase/glucosamine-1-phosphate N-acetyltransferase GlmU translates to MNTELNILILAAGLGTRMKSDLAKVLHRLDGRPLINHVYRTALTLGPQKIYTVVGHQGDDVKSAVLDELDDSIAGFAWQTQMLGTGDAVNSARELLADTDSTLLVLSGDVPMITQTTLEALVRLHNDHHGRRAACTVLSVKLPDPTGYGRVIRDELGTFDRIVEQKDAGTEELAVNEINSGIYCFDTRKLFAALSKVGNTNAQGEYYLTDVPQILCAAGEDIAIYLHDDPSEIEGVNDRRQLAAMEKTLRRRTVERLMLESGVTFIDPKAVYVSADANVGRDTVIYPNVTIEGETVIGANCVLRPGVRIVDSTIGDGVEVKDNTFITDSSVGKGCTVGPMAHLRGHAVMMDGSKVGNFVELKKTTLGRGSKASHLTYLGDATIGEKTNIGAGTITCNYDGKNKHETHIGDGVRIGSDTMLVAPVSVGDEAMTGAGSVVTKDVAANTLVVGAPARAIRNAKSDG
- the glmS gene encoding glutamine--fructose-6-phosphate transaminase (isomerizing), whose translation is MCGIVGYVGNKQVVPLIIDGLRKLEYRGYDSAGIAVVDDDHHLSLRRAEGKLRNLEESIRLNPLDGNYGIGHTRWATHGRPTEENAHPHRDQSGKVVVVHNGIIENYLTLKERLQADGHKFYTETDTEVVAHLIGHYVDTEGLALEPAVRKTVAELKGIFALAIISVDEPDTIIAVREGPPVVIGMGDGEYFVASDIPPILAHTRDVFFLGDREIAILTKDSVRVTDFDGNVIEPEQQRITWDPIMAEKGGFKHFMLKEIYEQPRAVRDTVQGRVSLDTGKVYLEPMDISEDEFRNLTSIKIAACGTSWHAGLAGKYMLESLARIPVDVDYASEFRYRDPVLSETDLLIVISQSGETADTIAAMREAKLSGCKVLAICNVHGSMITREADGTILTHAGPEIGVASTKAFTAQMIAVYLFALYLGEVRGKIDEPRAKKLAQDLAELPLKIEQLLNDADLIEELSKEFFRVQDFLYLGRGINFPVALEGALKLKEISYIHAEGYPAGEMKHGPNALIDEKLPVVVVNTKETGNAGSELRYEKTHSNIVEVKSRDGIIISVLTEGDTMSSKVSSHVIEIPETSDLLGPILSIVPLQLLSYHIAVRRGCDVDQPRNLAKSVTVE
- a CDS encoding NADPH:quinone reductase — protein: MKAIIVREFGAPEVMKVEDTSTPQPTGTQILVRVHAAGVNPVDTYLRSGIHAHAPKLPYTPGKDAAGVVEAVGEAVTKWKAGDRVYTADSLTGTYAEYSLCEEKQLGRLPDNVSFEQGAGVWTPYATSYRALFQKAVAKAGETVLIHGASGGVGIAAVQWAKNAGLTVIGTASSEQGKQLVAEQGADVVFDHTDEDHYSAIREFTKGRGVDIIIEMLANVNLERDFECLAMFGRITVVGNRGSLTFTPRLAMTKDATIYGMSLFNSPQSLRDDIHKAIFAWLSEGYISPIVSRKFSLEQAPAAHRAVIEDKGLGKIVIIP